In Lacibacter sp. H375, one DNA window encodes the following:
- a CDS encoding TonB-dependent receptor: protein MKLTIMLVFLCTFHASAGLTAQTITLKIQDTEISQVLNSIQKQGDFRFLYNSKLSDLKQKVSVEFENLNIKEVMDRLFAGTSLTYVQLDNNLVAIRSSNPAEKDIRVTGKVTNDAGEGIAAASVSIKGTNRGTITDMNGNFVITAPENALLVISAIGYEDVEVNVNNQQVVNVKMQQATRKMDEVVVIGYGAASKRDLTGSIVKVSGKDIADKPNINPISSLQGRVAGLYIVNSGTPGAQPDIRLRGTSSFGQVRPLYVVDGIFNDNIDFLNPNDIESIEILKDPSSLAIFGIRGATGAIVITTKKAKAGQLNINFSSTAGIKRLVDRIDMVDANGFKTLYDEEQTNNGVPLNQRFDYSPWTGNTDWIEAMTRTAFFNTNNLSVTASTEKNKFYMGIGYAIDEGVVKHERLTKMFISINDELKISKNIKVGFTLNSMRQRLPFSQANGLLFDARRILPITPVKNDEGTFYDLAVQGGQISNPAMNLEEKWDKEIRVEYRNVGSAYTEINFLRSFTFRSTFYADMSNLESRTYNPLISRYNPVIDQTFVPANSLTSVNQNNERWSKFQQDHVLTFKKNLGEHGVTATVGYTTLEEKYRGLFGTVRQSPTGDPIPDDPRFWYISNGFGDPATMRATSGQWDRANQAFLGRVLYNYGGKYLLNASFRRDGSSAFPNNEWNNFYSVGIAWEMSKENFMQSVEFIDFLKVKASHGTLGVQNTLGLAYPAYPNIVASNSAVFGSLLVPSYTRSYEPDRDLNWERINASEAGFELHALNNRLYVEASYYVRTTNDLLAFEFSSLTGSRLGNIGKVRNRGFELTSSWTQQISKDASLVISGNLTTFDNNVIDLPSGGKLTSGEERPAVTEKGYPIGYFYGYVVEGIYQSYADKLGSPTVVGYDYQPGDLKYKDVNGDGKIDATDRTMIGNPTPDFMYGLSVNFKYKGFDAGIDFQGVYGNEIYRYWGSSELPFTRFNYPSFRLDRWTGAGTSNFEPAVSSRPINRLPSTYGIEDGSFFRIRNAQIGYNFSADNLRSINIKSFRVFANAQNLKTFKRNSGYTPEFGGSPTQFGIDNGDGPIPVIFTAGINVNF, encoded by the coding sequence ATGAAACTAACGATTATGCTTGTTTTTTTGTGTACGTTTCATGCCTCGGCAGGCCTCACTGCACAAACAATAACACTCAAAATTCAAGACACAGAAATTTCACAGGTACTCAACAGTATTCAAAAACAGGGAGATTTCAGGTTTCTTTACAATTCCAAATTAAGTGACTTAAAACAGAAAGTATCTGTCGAGTTTGAAAATCTAAACATCAAGGAAGTAATGGATCGCCTGTTTGCGGGCACCAGTCTCACGTATGTTCAGTTGGATAACAACCTCGTCGCTATACGTTCATCAAACCCTGCAGAAAAAGATATTCGTGTTACGGGAAAAGTAACGAATGATGCGGGAGAAGGTATCGCTGCTGCTTCAGTTTCTATAAAAGGAACCAACAGAGGAACAATCACCGATATGAACGGAAATTTTGTAATTACAGCTCCTGAAAATGCTCTGTTGGTAATTTCAGCTATTGGTTATGAAGATGTAGAGGTAAATGTAAATAACCAACAGGTTGTAAATGTAAAAATGCAACAGGCAACTCGTAAAATGGATGAAGTTGTTGTGATTGGTTATGGTGCAGCCAGTAAGCGTGATTTAACGGGTTCAATTGTTAAAGTATCCGGTAAAGACATAGCCGATAAGCCGAACATCAATCCTATTTCTTCTTTACAAGGTCGTGTAGCTGGTTTATACATCGTAAATAGTGGTACTCCCGGCGCACAACCTGATATTCGTTTACGTGGTACTTCAAGCTTCGGGCAGGTTCGTCCGTTGTATGTTGTTGATGGTATCTTTAATGACAACATCGACTTCTTAAACCCGAATGATATTGAATCAATTGAAATACTAAAAGATCCGTCATCACTTGCCATCTTTGGTATTCGTGGTGCAACAGGGGCAATCGTAATTACAACAAAAAAAGCAAAAGCAGGACAGCTCAACATCAATTTCAGTTCAACTGCCGGTATTAAACGGTTGGTTGACAGGATTGACATGGTTGATGCAAATGGATTTAAAACATTGTATGATGAGGAACAAACAAACAATGGCGTTCCTTTAAATCAACGGTTCGATTATTCGCCATGGACTGGCAATACAGATTGGATTGAAGCAATGACACGTACTGCATTCTTCAACACCAACAACCTGAGTGTTACAGCAAGTACAGAGAAAAATAAGTTTTACATGGGCATTGGTTATGCCATTGATGAAGGTGTGGTGAAACATGAACGCTTAACTAAAATGTTCATCAGCATTAACGATGAATTGAAAATTTCCAAGAACATCAAAGTTGGTTTTACATTAAACAGCATGCGCCAGCGCCTTCCGTTTAGCCAGGCAAATGGTTTGCTGTTTGATGCAAGAAGAATATTGCCGATAACTCCGGTGAAAAATGATGAAGGAACTTTCTACGATCTTGCTGTGCAGGGCGGACAAATTTCGAACCCGGCGATGAACCTTGAAGAAAAATGGGATAAAGAGATACGTGTTGAGTATCGTAACGTTGGTAGTGCTTATACAGAAATCAATTTCCTGCGCAGCTTTACCTTTCGTTCTACATTCTATGCTGATATGTCGAACCTCGAATCAAGAACATACAATCCCCTGATCAGCCGTTACAATCCTGTTATCGACCAAACTTTTGTTCCCGCTAACTCTTTAACTTCTGTTAACCAGAACAATGAGCGCTGGAGCAAGTTTCAACAAGATCATGTCTTGACCTTCAAGAAAAATCTTGGGGAGCACGGTGTAACTGCTACTGTAGGTTATACTACATTAGAAGAAAAATACAGAGGTTTGTTTGGTACAGTTCGGCAATCACCAACCGGTGATCCTATTCCTGATGATCCTCGTTTCTGGTATATCAGTAATGGCTTTGGTGATCCTGCAACAATGCGTGCAACATCGGGTCAGTGGGATCGTGCTAATCAGGCCTTCCTTGGTCGTGTGTTGTATAACTATGGTGGAAAGTATTTGTTGAATGCATCTTTCCGTCGTGATGGTTCTTCTGCATTCCCAAATAATGAATGGAATAATTTCTATTCAGTGGGTATTGCGTGGGAAATGTCAAAAGAAAACTTCATGCAAAGCGTAGAGTTTATTGACTTCCTGAAAGTAAAGGCATCGCATGGTACATTAGGCGTGCAAAATACATTGGGCTTGGCCTATCCTGCATATCCTAATATTGTTGCTTCTAATTCTGCAGTATTTGGTAGTCTTCTTGTGCCTTCTTATACACGTAGCTATGAGCCTGATCGTGATCTTAACTGGGAACGTATCAACGCTAGTGAAGCAGGGTTTGAATTACATGCTCTCAACAACCGTTTATATGTAGAAGCTTCGTACTATGTACGTACCACAAACGATTTGCTTGCTTTTGAATTTTCAAGTTTAACAGGCAGCCGTTTAGGTAATATTGGAAAAGTAAGAAACAGAGGTTTTGAATTAACTTCCAGTTGGACTCAACAAATATCAAAAGATGCGAGCCTTGTAATAAGCGGAAATCTTACCACGTTCGATAACAATGTAATTGATCTGCCATCAGGTGGTAAATTGACATCAGGTGAGGAACGCCCTGCGGTAACAGAAAAAGGTTATCCTATCGGTTATTTCTATGGCTATGTAGTTGAAGGCATTTACCAGAGTTATGCTGATAAATTAGGTTCACCAACAGTTGTTGGATACGATTATCAACCCGGCGATTTGAAATACAAAGATGTAAATGGTGATGGTAAAATTGACGCAACAGACCGCACAATGATTGGTAATCCAACACCTGATTTCATGTATGGCTTATCAGTAAACTTTAAATACAAAGGCTTTGATGCAGGTATAGATTTCCAGGGCGTATATGGAAATGAAATATATCGCTACTGGGGTAGTTCAGAATTGCCATTTACACGTTTTAATTATCCAAGTTTCAGATTGGATCGCTGGACAGGAGCAGGTACTTCTAATTTTGAACCAGCTGTTTCGAGCCGTCCGATCAACCGTCTTCCATCTACGTATGGTATTGAAGATGGCAGTTTCTTTCGTATCAGAAACGCACAAATTGGTTACAACTTCAGTGCCGATAATTTACGCAGCATTAATATCAAGAGCTTCCGTGTTTTTGCCAATGCACAGAATCTGAAAACATTTAAACGTAATTCTGGTTATACACCCGAGTTCGGAGGTTCACCAACACAGTTTGGTATTGATAACGGTGATGGTCCAATCCCTGTTATTTTCACTGCAGGTATAAATGTTAATTTCTGA
- a CDS encoding RagB/SusD family nutrient uptake outer membrane protein: MRTIKQFMWMLLLSASALLMFSGCSNFLDRKPLQATLDDLNQGGLEGQIYGMYGAIRNGDVAGQAFGGIPWMALHNFRSDDSEKGSSNADGADWELIHDKFQYVKDHWSATIYWDQHYTLIALANTALQVADSLKLNSPADQVNIGEAKFFRAMAYFDLVRTYGQVPKIDFRIYNPADARKPKASVTEIYALIDADLQAAVASLPPDWKNASGNNRFPGRLTNYAAKALRAKTMLYRGRWAEALSLSQDIISSGNYGLAVDYFKTFGDEGENNIESIFEIQADQGPQYAGSGEPFSWFGICQGVRGSAEWDLGWGWNTPTANLVNAYAAGDKRKDGTILFSGQPDGVYGRTLPAYPAVIPREFWNKKVYPNPATQSSKGQRQAGWANQKVLRYADVLLMAAEAANEVGGAANQNLAVTYINQIRKRAGLGDIAFTTQAAMRTIIQNERRFEMALDGERFFDLVRWNLATTALGALGYQDKHKYYPIPQAAIDAANGVLIQNPDY; the protein is encoded by the coding sequence ATGCGTACAATCAAACAATTTATGTGGATGCTGCTGTTAAGTGCATCTGCGCTATTGATGTTCTCAGGGTGTTCAAACTTTCTGGATCGCAAACCACTGCAGGCTACACTGGATGATTTGAACCAGGGGGGACTGGAAGGCCAGATATATGGCATGTATGGTGCAATCCGTAATGGCGATGTAGCCGGGCAGGCGTTTGGAGGCATTCCGTGGATGGCACTTCATAATTTCCGTTCAGATGACTCGGAAAAGGGAAGCAGCAATGCGGATGGTGCCGATTGGGAATTGATTCATGATAAGTTTCAATATGTAAAAGATCATTGGAGTGCTACTATCTATTGGGATCAGCATTATACTTTAATCGCATTAGCCAATACTGCTTTACAGGTTGCTGACTCGTTAAAGTTGAATTCACCTGCAGATCAGGTAAACATTGGCGAAGCCAAATTCTTCCGTGCAATGGCTTACTTCGATTTAGTGAGAACATACGGACAAGTACCGAAGATCGATTTCCGTATTTACAATCCTGCAGATGCAAGAAAACCAAAAGCAAGTGTTACTGAAATATATGCACTTATCGATGCTGATTTGCAGGCAGCTGTTGCCAGCTTACCACCAGATTGGAAAAATGCAAGTGGTAACAACCGTTTCCCCGGACGTTTAACCAATTACGCCGCAAAAGCATTGCGTGCTAAAACAATGCTGTATCGGGGCCGTTGGGCAGAAGCTTTGTCGCTTAGCCAGGACATTATTTCTTCAGGCAATTATGGATTGGCTGTAGATTATTTTAAAACATTTGGTGATGAGGGTGAGAATAACATTGAATCCATTTTTGAAATTCAGGCTGATCAGGGTCCTCAATATGCAGGAAGTGGCGAGCCTTTTTCATGGTTTGGTATTTGCCAGGGTGTGCGTGGCTCAGCCGAATGGGATCTTGGATGGGGATGGAATACACCCACAGCTAATCTTGTAAATGCATATGCAGCGGGTGATAAACGTAAAGATGGTACGATCTTGTTTTCCGGCCAACCAGATGGTGTTTACGGCCGCACATTGCCTGCATATCCTGCAGTGATACCTCGTGAATTCTGGAACAAAAAAGTATACCCAAATCCTGCAACGCAGTCTTCAAAAGGTCAGCGTCAGGCAGGTTGGGCAAATCAAAAAGTACTTCGATATGCCGATGTGTTATTAATGGCTGCCGAAGCTGCAAATGAAGTTGGCGGGGCAGCAAATCAAAATTTAGCAGTTACTTACATTAATCAGATAAGAAAAAGGGCAGGTTTGGGCGATATAGCCTTTACCACACAAGCGGCGATGAGAACTATCATACAAAATGAACGTCGTTTTGAAATGGCATTAGATGGTGAACGTTTCTTTGATCTTGTTCGCTGGAATCTTGCAACAACAGCATTGGGGGCTTTAGGTTACCAGGATAAACATAAGTATTATCCTATACCACAGGCTGCAATTGATGCTGCAAATGGTGTGTTGATTCAAAACCCCGACTATTAA
- a CDS encoding LamG domain-containing protein — protein MSKNKFQILVTSLLAAMFLFSACQKMNKPGLGDYPKDTNPPGGPLKFYVAFDGTTSNPLMNAVDSIRANFASDNPLASVDGVRGKAVKGENKKFIKYARPNDWADVSKSFSISFWYKRDGQTKNNAGTNGPEYIMSFKSSSGHWSGASLLVFLEGNNAACAVKIMIADKNNADNWFTWEGGNTIPGILDNNWHHITITYNNANSTMILYKDGVANGITKTWGTHGDINFDASKITEMRVGSGPGTNYDTDDWLSSSFKGSIDQIRMYSSVLTAAEVTTLFTGKL, from the coding sequence ATGTCGAAAAATAAATTTCAAATTCTTGTAACGAGCCTGCTTGCAGCGATGTTCTTATTCTCTGCATGCCAGAAAATGAACAAACCAGGGTTGGGCGATTATCCAAAAGATACAAACCCTCCGGGGGGGCCACTTAAATTCTACGTGGCATTTGATGGAACAACCAGCAATCCTTTAATGAATGCAGTGGACAGTATCCGAGCAAACTTTGCATCAGACAATCCACTCGCATCGGTTGATGGTGTAAGAGGTAAGGCAGTGAAAGGCGAAAACAAAAAATTCATAAAATACGCTAGGCCAAATGACTGGGCCGATGTTTCAAAAAGTTTCTCTATTTCATTCTGGTATAAGAGAGATGGGCAAACGAAAAACAATGCTGGTACAAATGGTCCGGAGTATATCATGAGTTTTAAATCAAGTAGTGGTCATTGGTCTGGTGCAAGTTTACTGGTATTTCTCGAAGGAAATAATGCGGCTTGTGCAGTAAAAATAATGATAGCAGATAAAAATAATGCTGACAACTGGTTTACATGGGAAGGGGGTAACACTATTCCTGGTATACTTGATAACAACTGGCACCATATCACTATTACATACAATAATGCAAATAGCACCATGATACTGTACAAGGATGGTGTTGCAAATGGCATTACCAAAACCTGGGGCACACATGGCGATATCAATTTCGATGCGAGTAAGATCACAGAAATGAGAGTTGGTTCAGGTCCTGGCACCAACTACGATACAGATGATTGGTTGTCGTCTTCTTTCAAAGGAAGCATTGATCAGATCAGAATGTACAGTTCAGTTCTTACTGCGGCAGAAGTTACTACTCTATTTACAGGTAAATTATAG
- a CDS encoding VCBS repeat-containing protein, producing MYLSRSVYFFITLFISSILFSCKEDEKSLFKQMDASATGISFVNNLTNKEHLNILYYLYFYNGGGVAAGDINNDGLTDLYFTANTKGNNKLYLNKGNFQFEDMTAKAGVAGNSDWCSGVTMADVNGDGYLDIYVSAVAQFNDLKGHNELFINKGNGTFAEQSKEYALDFSGLSTQAAFFDYDKDGDLDCFLINHSKQPHANIVDTVNRNKRDAISGSRLFRNELNKGQQKFTDVSADAGIYQCNLSYGLGLSVADMNNDGWEDVYVGNDFHENDYYYINNKNGTFTESGAKHFAHYSRFSMGNDIADYNNDGQPDVITVDMLPPDEKTLKSYGSDENPDIYKMKLEMNGYQHQYSRNCLQKNNGSGINFSEVGLMAGISATDWSWAPLFADFDNDGKKDIFISSGIVKRPVDLDYIRFVSSMQVNKGLDKTDKYDDETIGKMPDGSSHPFFFKNKNGHVFADVSKEWGTANMKGYFNGAAYADLDNDGDLDIVTNNINASATVLKNETVGKNSLTVKLSADSLNRFGIGAKAYLFTKNGMQYQQLMLTRGFQSAVDTRLHFGLDSLTTVDSLLIIWPDQSCQTVKEPVINQQLNIEKKNAAGEFVYNHYFGVPAPYFTDVTNEINCNWKHNENDFFDFNVQYLIPHAQSTRGPKLAVADVNGDGLDDVYACGAKDQPGTLLVQQANGNFQSTNLTLFAKDAGCEDVDAVFLDADGNKTIDLLVISGGNQLPHQAGDLADRLYLNDGKGNFTRKNDAFTIQYENKSCVAVADVDHDGDMDFFVGNLASPTGYGLLKPSYLYLNEGKGKFTLASMQMADLTNLGIVTAADFADINNDGWDDLLVTGEWMPLKVFINNKGKFIATDVPASTGWWQTIMVTDVNADGHKDVLAGNWGHNSKLWERKNGPLKLYVKDFDNNGKTEQILAYTINGEEFPFLAKDELERALPLLKKAYLTYSEVAGKTVSYIFYDLFKDYKELKAETLSSSVFINDGKGGFKRYDLTDELQLAPVMSFASVGEKAGYVAGGNFYGVVPHEGRYDALHPSLFSFSETATTLYGTMPAINGEVRDMKWINTTGGNKLMVVARNNQPLLFLKSIGQLQTMK from the coding sequence ATGTATTTATCAAGAAGCGTATATTTTTTTATCACACTTTTTATCAGCAGTATATTGTTTTCCTGTAAGGAAGATGAAAAGTCATTGTTTAAACAAATGGATGCATCTGCAACCGGTATCAGTTTTGTAAATAATCTTACAAATAAAGAACACCTGAATATTCTTTATTATCTCTATTTCTATAACGGAGGAGGTGTGGCTGCAGGCGATATTAACAACGATGGTTTAACCGATCTGTATTTTACAGCCAACACAAAAGGCAATAACAAACTTTATCTCAACAAAGGCAATTTTCAATTTGAAGATATGACTGCTAAAGCCGGTGTAGCCGGCAACAGCGATTGGTGCAGCGGTGTAACTATGGCCGATGTAAATGGCGATGGCTATTTAGATATTTATGTATCGGCAGTTGCACAGTTCAACGATTTAAAAGGACATAACGAATTATTCATTAATAAAGGCAACGGAACATTTGCCGAACAATCGAAAGAATACGCACTTGATTTCTCCGGATTATCAACACAAGCTGCATTTTTCGATTATGATAAGGATGGGGATCTTGATTGCTTTCTTATTAACCATTCAAAACAACCTCATGCAAATATTGTTGACACGGTTAACCGCAACAAACGTGATGCTATTAGCGGCAGTCGTTTATTCAGGAATGAATTAAACAAAGGGCAACAAAAGTTTACCGATGTGTCAGCCGATGCAGGCATCTATCAATGCAATCTTTCTTATGGTCTTGGTTTAAGTGTGGCCGACATGAATAACGATGGATGGGAAGATGTATATGTGGGAAACGATTTTCATGAAAACGATTATTACTATATCAATAATAAAAACGGAACATTTACAGAGAGCGGAGCAAAACATTTTGCACATTACAGCCGCTTCAGTATGGGTAACGATATTGCAGATTACAATAACGATGGACAGCCCGATGTAATTACGGTTGACATGTTGCCGCCTGATGAAAAAACGTTGAAATCCTATGGCAGTGATGAGAATCCGGACATCTACAAAATGAAACTTGAGATGAATGGCTACCAACATCAGTACTCCCGCAATTGTTTGCAAAAAAACAATGGCAGTGGTATCAACTTTAGTGAAGTGGGCTTAATGGCAGGCATATCTGCAACCGACTGGAGTTGGGCACCTCTTTTTGCAGATTTTGATAATGATGGTAAGAAAGATATCTTCATCAGCAGCGGTATTGTAAAAAGACCGGTTGATCTGGATTATATCCGCTTTGTATCAAGTATGCAAGTGAACAAAGGGCTTGATAAAACAGATAAATACGATGATGAAACCATCGGTAAAATGCCCGATGGCAGCAGCCATCCTTTCTTTTTCAAAAATAAAAATGGACATGTATTTGCGGATGTAAGTAAAGAGTGGGGCACAGCAAACATGAAAGGTTATTTCAATGGGGCTGCTTATGCTGATCTTGATAATGATGGCGACCTCGATATTGTCACCAACAACATCAACGCATCTGCAACAGTTTTGAAAAATGAAACAGTCGGCAAAAATTCCCTTACTGTTAAACTGAGTGCTGATAGTTTAAATCGTTTTGGCATCGGAGCGAAAGCATACCTGTTTACAAAAAATGGAATGCAGTATCAGCAATTGATGTTAACTAGAGGGTTTCAATCGGCAGTAGATACACGTTTACATTTCGGATTGGATTCTCTAACAACAGTTGACTCCTTACTAATAATTTGGCCCGATCAATCTTGCCAAACCGTAAAGGAACCCGTCATTAATCAACAACTGAATATTGAAAAAAAGAATGCTGCAGGAGAATTTGTTTACAATCATTATTTTGGTGTACCTGCGCCTTACTTCACTGATGTTACCAATGAGATCAACTGCAATTGGAAACACAATGAGAATGATTTTTTTGATTTTAATGTACAGTATCTCATCCCTCATGCACAAAGTACAAGAGGACCTAAACTTGCTGTTGCAGATGTAAACGGCGATGGACTTGATGATGTTTATGCTTGTGGTGCAAAAGATCAACCCGGCACATTATTGGTGCAACAGGCGAATGGAAATTTTCAATCGACCAACCTTACATTGTTTGCAAAAGATGCCGGGTGCGAAGATGTGGATGCTGTTTTTTTAGATGCAGATGGAAATAAAACGATCGATCTGTTGGTAATAAGTGGAGGAAACCAGCTCCCACATCAGGCGGGTGATTTGGCCGATCGTTTATACCTCAATGATGGCAAAGGAAATTTCACCAGAAAAAATGATGCGTTTACTATTCAATACGAAAACAAATCCTGCGTAGCTGTCGCTGATGTAGATCATGATGGCGATATGGATTTCTTTGTTGGTAATCTTGCCAGCCCAACAGGTTATGGATTACTGAAGCCTTCTTATTTGTACTTGAATGAAGGCAAAGGAAAATTCACGCTGGCTTCTATGCAAATGGCCGATCTCACAAACCTTGGCATTGTTACTGCTGCTGATTTTGCAGATATAAACAACGATGGGTGGGATGATCTGTTGGTTACAGGTGAGTGGATGCCGTTGAAAGTATTCATCAACAACAAAGGGAAATTTATTGCGACCGATGTGCCCGCATCAACAGGTTGGTGGCAAACAATAATGGTTACAGATGTAAATGCTGATGGGCACAAAGACGTACTGGCGGGTAACTGGGGACATAATTCAAAATTATGGGAACGTAAGAACGGTCCATTGAAATTATATGTAAAGGATTTCGACAACAATGGTAAAACAGAACAAATACTTGCTTATACCATTAATGGAGAAGAGTTTCCTTTTCTTGCAAAAGATGAACTGGAACGTGCATTGCCTTTATTGAAAAAAGCTTATCTCACTTATAGTGAAGTGGCAGGTAAAACGGTATCGTATATTTTTTACGATCTGTTTAAAGATTACAAAGAATTGAAAGCGGAAACACTCAGCAGCTCTGTTTTTATCAATGATGGAAAGGGAGGATTTAAACGTTACGATCTTACTGATGAACTGCAACTCGCCCCGGTTATGAGTTTTGCATCTGTAGGTGAAAAAGCTGGTTACGTTGCGGGTGGTAACTTTTACGGTGTTGTTCCTCACGAAGGCCGTTACGATGCTTTGCACCCTTCATTATTCTCATTTAGTGAAACTGCTACAACATTGTATGGAACAATGCCCGCTATCAATGGAGAAGTAAGAGATATGAAATGGATAAATACAACCGGTGGAAATAAACTAATGGTTGTAGCAAGAAATAATCAGCCGTTACTTTTTTTAAAAAGCATCGGTCAATTGCAAACAATGAAATAA
- a CDS encoding glycoside hydrolase family 30 protein yields MKKRILKGGLILFAILSLNFNCKKKGGGNTPNTPGAEVNWWMTKGDQSALLQKQPPFAFNNGGTAVLTIDVDSAQTYQTIDGFGYTFTEGSAFLINKLSASAKTNLLQELFGTADNAVAVNYLRIGMGATDLSTKVYSYNDLPNGETDVALTKFSLAQDTVDVIPLLQQIIAINPNIKIMATPWSPPVWMKDNNSSIGGRLKTQYYGVYAQYFVKYIQAMKAKGITIDALTIQNEPLHGGNNPSMLMNAAEQTDFIKNHLGPAFQTAGIITKIVLYDHNCDRPDYPIAVLNDAAAKQFVDGSAFHLYAGDIAALSTVHDAHPTKNLYFTEQWTGASGSFDGDLKWHIRNVIIGSVRNWSKVALNWNLANDGSYNPHTPGGCDQCKGALTLDGSITRNVSYYVIGHASKFVPTGSKRIASSISGNLYTVGFLRNDGKKVLIALNDGSTTLRFNIKFKGSNANTSLPAGAVATYVW; encoded by the coding sequence ATGAAAAAGCGCATACTAAAAGGTGGTTTAATTTTATTTGCAATACTTTCTCTCAATTTTAATTGCAAGAAAAAAGGAGGCGGCAACACGCCCAACACCCCAGGTGCAGAAGTAAATTGGTGGATGACAAAAGGTGATCAGTCTGCTTTGTTGCAAAAACAACCCCCCTTTGCATTTAATAATGGCGGAACGGCTGTGTTAACCATTGATGTAGATAGCGCACAAACTTATCAAACCATCGATGGCTTTGGTTATACGTTTACAGAAGGCAGTGCATTCCTCATTAACAAACTAAGTGCTTCAGCAAAAACCAATCTGTTGCAGGAGTTGTTTGGCACAGCAGATAATGCAGTTGCTGTAAACTATTTGCGTATTGGTATGGGTGCCACAGATCTCAGCACAAAAGTGTATAGCTATAATGATCTGCCAAACGGAGAAACAGATGTTGCACTTACCAAATTTTCGCTTGCACAAGATACTGTTGATGTGATTCCTTTATTACAGCAGATCATAGCCATCAATCCCAACATCAAAATAATGGCAACTCCGTGGAGTCCGCCTGTGTGGATGAAGGATAATAACAGCAGTATTGGCGGACGATTGAAAACACAGTATTACGGTGTATATGCACAATACTTTGTAAAGTATATCCAGGCCATGAAAGCGAAAGGAATAACGATCGATGCATTAACAATACAGAACGAACCGCTGCACGGTGGTAACAACCCAAGCATGTTGATGAACGCAGCAGAGCAGACGGATTTTATTAAAAATCATTTAGGCCCTGCGTTTCAAACAGCAGGCATCATAACAAAAATTGTATTGTACGATCATAATTGCGATCGCCCCGATTATCCTATTGCTGTGTTGAACGATGCTGCGGCAAAACAGTTTGTTGATGGTTCGGCTTTTCATTTGTATGCAGGTGATATTGCAGCTTTGTCAACTGTACATGATGCACACCCCACTAAAAATTTATATTTCACTGAACAGTGGACAGGTGCCAGCGGAAGTTTCGATGGTGATTTAAAATGGCATATCCGCAATGTAATTATTGGTTCAGTTCGCAACTGGAGTAAAGTTGCATTGAACTGGAACCTTGCAAATGATGGAAGTTACAATCCACATACACCCGGCGGTTGCGATCAGTGTAAAGGAGCCCTTACGTTAGACGGGAGCATCACCCGTAATGTATCTTATTATGTAATTGGGCATGCATCCAAGTTTGTGCCAACCGGATCAAAGCGTATTGCCAGTTCTATATCGGGCAATCTTTATACTGTTGGTTTTTTGCGTAATGATGGAAAGAAAGTGTTGATTGCTTTGAACGATGGCTCAACTACTCTTCGGTTCAATATTAAATTTAAAGGAAGTAATGCTAACACCAGCTTGCCGGCAGGTGCGGTAGCAACTTATGTATGGTGA